One Atribacterota bacterium genomic window, GGCCGGAACGGCTTCCTGTTTCAGTCTTTATGTCGACCGGTACGTTCCTGATGTGAAATACAAAACGCTTCTTTTTCCTCGGGCGGTTTTGCGTGATTATTATTATCCCATGGCTTATATCAATGGGGGAGGCCTCGATTTGGAGTGGGCAAAGAATGAACTTTTCCGGGATGTTGCTCATACTTCAGAGGTGTTTGCTCTAATCGATAGAAAAGTAGAAGAAGTTGCGTCTTCGCCTTCTCCGATTATTTTTATTCCTCATCTACGAGGGAGGAATTGCCCCGGGGCACCGTATTTTCGGGGTGTTTTCGCGGGGTTTAGTTGGGAACACAAGAGGGAACATCTTTTCCGAGCGATACTTGAGGGAATCGCTTTTGAGTATGCGTACTATTTGAAAATCATCCGGGAATCGATGCCTGAGATTCAGTTTTTTGAGGTTCGGGTAATAGGGGGAGGAGCAAAGTCATCGCTTTGGAACCACATTAAAGCGAGCGTCCTGGGTATTCCTTATGTAGAATTGGATCGTGGGGAGTGTGCCATATGGGGTGCAGCGATGCTTTCTGGCTTTGGAGTTGGAGCATTTGCGGATCTCAGAGAAAAAGCCCTGAATTCGGTGGCGAAAGTGAAAATTCACTATCCGGATGAGACGTTGCATAGCTCTTATCAGAGGTTGCTTGCTTTTTATCTCGAGGTTATGGAAAAAATGGGGGACGTGTTCCAGAGTCATCAGGAGTTATTCTTTTAGAAAGGTGGAGACAAGATGAAAGCGGCTGTTTTTTCCTATCCTCCACACGTAGAAATAATGGAAAGAGAGGTCCCTTCCCCAGGTGATGGGGAAATTGTGGTACGAGTCAAAGCAGGTGCCCTGTGCGGTACTGATTTACGTATTGCTCGAAGAGGGCATGGCAGTATTCGGGAAGGTGAAGAACGAATTCTGGGTCATGAAATTGTTGGTACTGTCGCCAAGAGGGGTAAAGGTGTAGAAGGCCTGGAAGAGGGTATGCCTGTAGCGATTGCACCCAATTACGGTTGTGGGAGGTGCGGATACTGTGTACAGGGTCTTGTACATCACTGTCCCGAAACCAAAGCCATTGGTGTGACCGTTGATGGTGGCTTTGCGGAATTCGTCCTTGTTCCTCGCAGGGCCGTTGCCCAGGGGAATGTGGTTGCTCTTCCTGATACTGTTGATTTGGTTTCCGTTTCCTTTGTGGAAGCCCTTGCCTGTGTTGTGCATGGATTTTTGCCTCTCAAAGTTGGCTTTCGGGATAGAGTGCTTATTTATGGAGCTGGTCCCATTGGTCTTATGTTTTGGGAACTCTGCCGGCTTGCAGGGGCAAGAGATGTGTGGATTGTCGATTTAAGTGCGGCAAGGTTGAAAGTGGCCGAAGAGCGGGGCGCTCGTACTCTTCTTGCAGGAAACATATCCGTGAAAGAAGTTGTCGGTTCAGTGGATGTGGTTATTGTGGCGGCGCCTTCGCCGGAAGCTCAAAAGGAGGCTCTGGAAATCGCGGCAACCTACGGGAGGATAAACTTTTTTGGAGGTCTTCCTCCTCAGGTTAAAGAGGTACCACTTCCCAGTAACCTTATTCATTACAAAGAGCTCCTGGTTACGGGAACAACCAGATCAAACAACTTCCATTTTCGCTATGCTCTTGATTTGTTGACGTCGAACGCCTTGGATCTCTCGTATCTTGTCACCAATGTGCTGCCTCTTAAGGAGATTAACCATGGACTCCAGCTTATGGAATCGCAACAATCCCTCAAGGTTGTTCTGATTCCTTAAATTTTAGAAGAAAGGATGATGGGTATGAATTGTATGATGAAGCCCTTTAATGTGGTTATCGATTTAAGGAGTGGGCAGCTTTCGCCGGGTAAAAGGGTCATAAGAAAGGTCAGCGATGTGAAAGCGCTTTTTTTTGATAAAGAAGCGGCAGAGAAACTCATTCAGAGTGGAGATCCACTGGTTTACGAAGTTATTTATGCTGATGTCCCTGAAGAAGAAGGTCATTTGGGTCATTGTACCACCATTATTTATCCAGGTAAAGTGGGAGAAGAGTTCTTTCTCACCAAGGGTCATCGTCATGAGAAATTAGGAACTGCTGAAATCTATTTTTGTCTCCAGGGAAAAGGGAAGCTCCTGATGGAGTCGGTGGATGGAGACTGGGAAGCCTTGGATATGTTTCCGGGATCGGCTTCCTATATTCCACCTTACTGGTCTCACCGCACCGTAAATGTGGGGATTGAGCCACTGGTTTTCTACTGTATTTTTCCTGCTGATGCTGGTCATGATTACGCCACGATTGAGCGAGAAGGCTTTCCCAAAATTGTTGTGGAGAGGAATGGAGAAGTGGTGCTCGTTGATAATCCCAATCGAAAAAAGTGTTGAGGTAGGAGGAGATAGGAATGAAACTCCCTGAAAAAGCAACTCAACCAACTATGTATTTTATTGGTGTAACCACTGCTCAATCTTCGATTATGAAACTGTTTCCTTTGTGGGCTCAGGAATTAGATATCAAGGGAGCAGTTTTGAAAGGTATTGATATTGAAATTCATGCTCCGGCTTCGGTATATCGGGAAGTGGTGGCTTTCATTAAAAATGATCCTCTTTCTCTGGGGGCCTTGGTGACGACCCATAAAATTGACCTTTATGAAGCGTGTCGAGATATGTTTGAATACCTCGATCCTTATGCTCAGCTTTTTGGGGAACTCTCTTCTATCTCTAAAAATGAAGGGCGTTTGGAGGCTCATGCCAAAGACCCGATTTCAAGTGGCCTATCCATGGAGGCATTTATCCCTCCCCGGTTCTGGAAAGAACACGGAGGTGAAGTGTTCATTATGGGAGCAGGTGGCAGTGCCCGGGCCATTGCTGCCTACCTTTTTGATCCCAAAAAGAGTGATAATATGCCCTCTCGACTCTACGTTTCCAACCGTACCACTCCCCGGCTTATTCGAATGAAGGAAATCATGCAAGAAATTAATCCCCAAATCAACGCTGAGTACATTCATTCTCCTGAGCCAAACATTAATGATCAGATTCTGAGTCGTCTGAAGCCGTATTCCCTCATCGTCAATGCTACGGGTTTGGGGAAAGATCGTCCTGGTTCTCCGCTTACCGATGATTGCGTTTTCCCCCTGCATAGCCTGGTGTGGGAATTGAACTATCGTGGTGACCTGAAGTTCATGCATCAGGCTCTGGCGCAGAAAGAAACCAGGAAACTTCATGTTGAGGATGGCTGGCTTTACTTTATCCACGGCTGGACTCAGGTGATTGCACAGGTTTTTCACGTTGAAATTGATCCTGAGACTTTTTCCCGCATTGAGCGTATTTCTCATGCTTTCCGAAAGGGTTCTGGGTGAAAGCGTGGAGGGGGGGACATCCTGTAGTGATGTGCTCCCTCGCTTCATTCTGGAAATAGTTCTTTCAAGGCTGGATACGTTTTCTTGAATTTTGCGTAATGGTGGTTATATGCTTCCACCCACTCTGGCTCCGGAAGGGTAGGGTTCAGGTAATGAATGGTGGATTGAGTTGCTTCTTCCAAGGATGAAAAACAACCAGCTCCGACCATGGCCAAAAGACATGCTCCAAACGCTGCTTCTTCTCTGGTGTCGGTGGTAAGCAAAGGCATATTGAGGACAGAAGCCATGATTTTTCTCCAGAGCGCGCTTTTGGACCCTCCACCTGAGAAAATAACTCGCTGAGGTTTTACGCCAAGTTCTTGGAAAATTTCCACCACGTTTCTCATGCCCATTCCTACACCTTCCATTATGGCTCGCACGAAATGAGCCCTCTCATGAGCAAGGTGGACGTTGAGAAAAGCACCTCTAGCCTTGGGGTTCATGTGCGGTGTTCTTTCGCCGATGAGATGGGGTAAAAACATGAGGTGGTGGCAACCAGGGGGGATTTGCTGTGCTTCTTGGTCCAGATTCTTAAAATCGAATGAGTGTTCAGGGGAATCAAGGATTGATTTTTTAAACCAGCTCAGGGCAAGTCCGGCACAGAGTATGGCACCCAGAAGATGCCAGTAGCCGGGA contains:
- a CDS encoding shikimate dehydrogenase codes for the protein MKLPEKATQPTMYFIGVTTAQSSIMKLFPLWAQELDIKGAVLKGIDIEIHAPASVYREVVAFIKNDPLSLGALVTTHKIDLYEACRDMFEYLDPYAQLFGELSSISKNEGRLEAHAKDPISSGLSMEAFIPPRFWKEHGGEVFIMGAGGSARAIAAYLFDPKKSDNMPSRLYVSNRTTPRLIRMKEIMQEINPQINAEYIHSPEPNINDQILSRLKPYSLIVNATGLGKDRPGSPLTDDCVFPLHSLVWELNYRGDLKFMHQALAQKETRKLHVEDGWLYFIHGWTQVIAQVFHVEIDPETFSRIERISHAFRKGSG
- a CDS encoding glucose-6-phosphate isomerase family protein; amino-acid sequence: MNCMMKPFNVVIDLRSGQLSPGKRVIRKVSDVKALFFDKEAAEKLIQSGDPLVYEVIYADVPEEEGHLGHCTTIIYPGKVGEEFFLTKGHRHEKLGTAEIYFCLQGKGKLLMESVDGDWEALDMFPGSASYIPPYWSHRTVNVGIEPLVFYCIFPADAGHDYATIEREGFPKIVVERNGEVVLVDNPNRKKC
- a CDS encoding alcohol dehydrogenase catalytic domain-containing protein; translation: MKAAVFSYPPHVEIMEREVPSPGDGEIVVRVKAGALCGTDLRIARRGHGSIREGEERILGHEIVGTVAKRGKGVEGLEEGMPVAIAPNYGCGRCGYCVQGLVHHCPETKAIGVTVDGGFAEFVLVPRRAVAQGNVVALPDTVDLVSVSFVEALACVVHGFLPLKVGFRDRVLIYGAGPIGLMFWELCRLAGARDVWIVDLSAARLKVAEERGARTLLAGNISVKEVVGSVDVVIVAAPSPEAQKEALEIAATYGRINFFGGLPPQVKEVPLPSNLIHYKELLVTGTTRSNNFHFRYALDLLTSNALDLSYLVTNVLPLKEINHGLQLMESQQSLKVVLIP